One window of the Dendropsophus ebraccatus isolate aDenEbr1 chromosome 12, aDenEbr1.pat, whole genome shotgun sequence genome contains the following:
- the LOC138769164 gene encoding indolethylamine N-methyltransferase-like, with amino-acid sequence MMARSPFKLYHVHGMDSRQYLEDYFSDKPSMSFREDALIFPIQALTETFTKGHIKGDILVDFSSGPLVHHLYAASEFFKHILVLKIRDRCILELKRWLDTRTGAFNWRHVTKLHVEEENSDQLQDKEEKVRSAAQHVVKCDLEKENMTDPIVLPPADCIISAWLLDVICKDQDDYIRYLRKFSGLLKPGGHLLIIGCLGRTYAIIGKDKIRDFAYDEDFAKKALVGAGFVIDNCKVKRRTAVSDLTDYKAVIFIAAHKEK; translated from the exons ATGATGGCTCGCAGTCCTTTTAAACTCTATCATGTACACGGCATGGATTCCAGACAATATCTGGAGGATTATTTTTCAGATAAACCTTCAATGTCCTTTAGAGAGGACGCCTTAATATTTCCTATTCAAGCTCTTACAGAAACGTTCACAAAAG gtCACATTAAAGGAGACATCTTAGTAGACTTCAGCAGTGGTCCCCTCGTACATCATCTCTATGCAGCCAGTGAGTTTTTCAAACACATCTTAGTGCTGAAGATCAGAGACAGATGTATCCTGGAGCTAAAGAGATGGCTGGACACACGGACCGGAGCATTTAACTGGAGACATGTCACAAAACTTCATGTAGAAGAAGAAAACAG TGATCAGTTACAGGACAAAGAAGAAAAAGTGAGATCAGCCGCTCAGCATGTAGTGAAATGTGACCTTGAGAAGGAAAACATGACAGATCCGATAGTCCTACCACCAGCCGATTGTATCATCAGCGCTTGGCTCTTAGATGTAATCTGCAAAGACCAAGATGATTATATCCGATATCTCAGGAAGTTCTCAGGGTTGCTGAAACCTGGAGGACACCTCCTAATAATTGGTTGTTTAGGTAGAACATATGCAATAATTGGGAAAGACAAGATCCGTGATTTTGCATATGATGAAGATTTTGCCAAGAAAGCTCTAGTTGGAGCAGGATTTGTTATTGATAACTGTAAGGTTAAAAGGAGAACGGCTGTGAGTGACCTTACTGACTATAAGGCTGTCATATTCATAGCAGCCCACAAGGAAAAGTAG